A single genomic interval of Chitinophaga sp. 180180018-3 harbors:
- a CDS encoding ATP-binding cassette domain-containing protein produces MKNGHEIDRNNAVIRIKDLYKSFGEKHVLQGIDLELFKGENIVVLGRSGTGKSVLIKIIIGLLKPDSGMVNVLGEEVDQLRDAALRELRLKVGFSFQSSALYDSMTVGENLAFPLKRNNRKLTRTQIRKTVDIVLDAIGLPETINQLPAELSGGQKKRIGIGRTLILQPEIMLYDEPTAGLDPITSMELNKLINAVKERFNTSSIIITHDLTCAKEVGDRIMVMDEGKFIRQGTFEEVFREKEGLVKSFYDYNFIQ; encoded by the coding sequence ATGAAAAATGGCCATGAGATAGACAGGAACAATGCGGTGATCAGGATAAAAGATCTGTATAAATCTTTCGGAGAGAAGCATGTATTGCAGGGGATAGACCTGGAGCTGTTCAAGGGAGAGAATATCGTGGTACTGGGCCGGTCGGGAACGGGTAAGTCGGTGCTGATCAAAATTATCATCGGGTTACTGAAACCTGATTCGGGGATGGTGAATGTGCTGGGCGAAGAGGTGGATCAGCTGAGGGATGCGGCGCTGAGGGAATTACGCCTGAAAGTGGGCTTTTCTTTTCAGAGCAGCGCGTTGTACGACAGCATGACGGTAGGTGAGAACCTGGCCTTTCCGCTGAAAAGAAACAACCGCAAACTTACCAGAACGCAGATCAGGAAAACAGTAGATATTGTGCTGGATGCCATCGGGTTGCCGGAAACGATCAACCAGTTGCCCGCCGAACTTTCCGGTGGACAGAAAAAACGTATCGGCATTGGCCGTACGCTCATACTACAGCCGGAAATCATGCTGTATGACGAGCCTACAGCCGGACTGGACCCCATTACCAGCATGGAGCTGAATAAGCTGATCAATGCGGTGAAGGAGCGGTTTAATACCAGTTCCATCATTATTACCCACGACCTTACCTGCGCCAAAGAAGTGGGCGACCGGATAATGGTCATGGATGAAGGGAAGTTTATCCGGCAGGGTACATTTGAAGAAGTGTTCAGAGAAAAAGAGGGGCTGGTAAAGAGTTTTTATGATTATAACTTTATACAATAG
- a CDS encoding TonB-dependent receptor has protein sequence MLSFAVCAQAQQQDTLRQLPEVEVQSYYSHASLQRIPTAVSVLSPADIRIQQGSSLLPAFNAVPGLRMEERSPGSYRLSIRGSLLRSPFGIRNIKIYANEIPLTDAGGNTYLNLVDPDAISGAEVLRGPDGSMFGANSGGVIRLDLAPAAADTQLLRLNLQGGSYGLFHGDVSYQQQWRNYQLQVFQGYQRADGYRQNTAMRRSYTQTVQRWEYRPGYSLKLLAFYSDLAYRTPGGLTQAQFDANPRAARPDAIAQKAGIYNRTFFGGLVHEAQFSPRLQHVLTVFGSNTHFENPFITNYEVRDENSAGFRTYLQWINRPEQHFQWKWLNGVEWQRTTTDVMNYGNRQGKRDTVQAANKLDASQYFFFTRFQGNLGYFTFEAAASINYYGYGYNRNGHTKVNFTPQLMPRLSLSYLFTPGLTGRLTVSRGYSPPATAEVLASDNIINTALQPETGWNYEAGLRAAAASGRATVDVGLFYYQMEHAIVKRSNASDQEYFANAGGVHQKGIELQGMWWLMKPRKQGALQGIQWQEAYTFSDFNFVEYISAGKDYSGNRLTGVPQHVLISSLLWRFPSNITLFTRHNFTDRIPLNDANSAYAGSYHLLQASVSWKVPLHTRWSLLLKLGADNLLNTKYSLGNDLNAFGNRYYNPAPGRNYFGGITVQL, from the coding sequence ATGCTATCCTTTGCTGTATGTGCACAGGCGCAACAGCAAGACACGCTCCGGCAGCTACCGGAGGTAGAAGTACAATCGTATTATTCACATGCCAGCCTGCAACGTATACCCACTGCTGTGAGTGTGCTTTCGCCGGCAGATATCCGGATACAACAGGGCTCTTCACTGTTGCCTGCGTTTAATGCGGTGCCAGGATTAAGGATGGAGGAACGTTCGCCGGGAAGTTATCGTTTATCCATCAGAGGTAGTTTGCTCCGTTCTCCATTTGGCATCCGCAATATTAAAATATACGCCAACGAAATTCCGCTGACCGATGCCGGTGGTAATACCTACCTGAACCTCGTAGACCCGGACGCCATATCAGGAGCCGAGGTGTTGAGAGGGCCGGATGGAAGTATGTTTGGCGCTAACTCGGGCGGTGTGATAAGACTGGATCTGGCGCCGGCCGCGGCTGATACGCAGCTGCTGCGCCTGAACCTGCAGGGAGGCAGCTATGGCCTGTTTCATGGCGATGTATCTTATCAGCAGCAGTGGCGTAATTATCAGCTCCAGGTATTTCAGGGATACCAGCGCGCCGACGGGTACCGCCAGAATACCGCCATGAGACGCTCGTATACCCAAACTGTGCAACGCTGGGAATACCGGCCAGGTTATTCATTGAAGTTGCTCGCATTTTATTCGGACCTGGCATATCGCACACCAGGCGGTCTTACCCAGGCTCAGTTCGATGCCAATCCCCGTGCTGCGAGGCCGGATGCCATCGCTCAAAAGGCCGGGATCTACAACCGTACTTTCTTTGGCGGACTGGTACACGAAGCACAGTTCAGCCCGCGTTTGCAACATGTGCTGACCGTATTCGGTTCCAATACCCATTTCGAGAATCCCTTTATCACCAACTACGAAGTAAGGGATGAAAACAGCGCCGGCTTCCGGACGTACCTGCAATGGATCAACCGGCCGGAGCAGCATTTCCAGTGGAAGTGGCTGAATGGTGTGGAGTGGCAGCGTACTACCACCGACGTGATGAACTATGGCAACCGGCAGGGAAAACGGGATACCGTTCAGGCAGCCAACAAGCTGGATGCCAGCCAGTATTTCTTCTTTACCCGCTTTCAGGGGAACCTGGGTTATTTTACATTTGAAGCTGCCGCCAGTATCAACTACTACGGATATGGTTATAACAGGAATGGACATACGAAAGTTAATTTCACACCGCAGCTGATGCCGCGGTTATCGCTTTCTTACCTGTTCACGCCCGGTCTTACCGGCCGGCTGACCGTAAGCAGGGGCTATTCGCCGCCTGCCACCGCAGAGGTGCTGGCCTCTGATAATATCATCAATACGGCACTCCAGCCGGAAACCGGCTGGAACTATGAAGCAGGACTGCGGGCGGCCGCAGCCAGTGGCCGGGCAACGGTGGATGTGGGCTTGTTTTACTACCAGATGGAACATGCCATTGTGAAGCGCAGCAACGCCAGCGACCAGGAGTATTTTGCAAATGCAGGCGGTGTGCATCAGAAAGGGATTGAATTGCAGGGAATGTGGTGGCTGATGAAACCCCGTAAGCAGGGCGCCCTGCAGGGCATTCAATGGCAGGAAGCGTATACCTTCAGCGATTTCAATTTCGTTGAATATATTAGCGCCGGCAAGGATTACTCCGGGAACAGGCTTACAGGCGTACCTCAACATGTATTGATAAGTAGCCTGTTATGGCGCTTTCCTTCAAATATTACTTTATTTACCCGGCACAATTTTACAGACCGTATTCCGCTGAACGATGCCAACAGTGCTTATGCAGGAAGTTATCATCTTTTACAGGCCAGCGTTAGCTGGAAGGTACCTTTACATACCCGTTGGAGCCTCCTGCTGAAACTGGGAGCAGATAACCTGTTAAATACAAAATACAGTTTGGGAAATGACCTGAATGCTTTCGGTAACCGTTATTATAATCCTGCTCCCGGCCGGAATTATTTTGGTGGGATCACTGTACAACTATAA
- a CDS encoding ABC transporter permease — MFRNYFRHGWRNLLNNKMSTLINTGGLAIGLTISIIIMMWIMDEFSYDMFHKNGSYTYLMMNNRKVEGGWHTGDNTQAPLAVKLKQDFPDVKYATRRAFGGDQLFNTGSKSIYQESIYVDPDFFNIFTFPAISGDPVTALKEPDAAVLTESAAERLFGKANPMGRIIRQNSQHSLRVAAVIRDAPASSTIRFDIVLPFRLYEIENASWIDRWDNYRLSSIVMLQPGASVEHFNQKLLPVMKSYGGDSTNYVFAYRFKDLHMYGSFKNGKPNGGRIEMMWLLGLTAFFILLIACINFMNLTTAQSERRAREVGVRKVMGASRRIIIIQFLAEALLITMLAMLLGILLAWLCIPGLNRISGRSISFGLLNWKMWCGLLSLLVATGLIAGSYPAFFLSGFQPAKVLKGGLISGGKGRGRFRKALVTLQFVISIFLILTTIVIYRQIKHVETRPIGYEQNNLLEIPARGEMAQHYPLLRDALVQVSGVESVSAGTDDLLRFGGSTDDVVWPGKTRDQNFPVTITWVQYDWAHTAGMQLLAGRDFSSSYGSDSIGCIVNEAAVRRMGLKEPVVGTLLGSNPIIGVVRDFVMNDPFNAARPMVLYFGNGSMDHIFIRLRSTADQVKTLSSIAAVLKDKHPEFPFEYHFLKDSYQQQFNGAKSVRFVLNWTSSLAIIISCLGLFGLSAFLTERRSKEISIRKIMGATTGSIWLMLAREFLQPVFIAFVVTIPLVILVMRQALHNIDYRIELHWWIFATGGLITAVIALATISYQGAKAARANPVKALQSE, encoded by the coding sequence ATGTTTCGTAACTATTTCCGGCATGGTTGGAGAAATCTCCTGAATAACAAAATGTCTACCCTGATCAATACCGGCGGGCTGGCCATCGGTTTAACCATCAGCATCATTATCATGATGTGGATCATGGATGAATTCAGTTACGATATGTTTCATAAAAACGGGTCCTATACCTATCTTATGATGAACAACCGGAAGGTAGAAGGCGGCTGGCATACGGGCGATAATACCCAGGCGCCGCTGGCGGTGAAGCTGAAGCAGGACTTTCCTGATGTGAAATATGCCACCCGCCGTGCTTTTGGGGGCGATCAGCTTTTCAACACCGGGAGCAAGAGTATCTATCAGGAGAGCATCTACGTAGATCCCGACTTCTTCAACATCTTTACCTTTCCGGCTATCAGCGGCGATCCTGTAACAGCCTTGAAAGAGCCGGATGCGGCGGTGCTCACGGAAAGTGCCGCTGAACGGCTGTTTGGCAAGGCCAATCCCATGGGCAGGATCATCCGGCAAAACAGTCAGCATAGCTTACGTGTAGCCGCGGTGATACGCGATGCTCCTGCCAGTAGCACCATCCGTTTTGATATCGTACTCCCCTTCCGCCTTTACGAAATAGAGAATGCTTCCTGGATCGACCGCTGGGATAACTACCGGCTCAGTAGTATCGTAATGTTACAGCCGGGTGCCAGTGTAGAACATTTCAACCAAAAGCTGCTGCCGGTGATGAAATCGTACGGGGGCGACAGTACCAATTATGTGTTCGCCTATAGGTTCAAGGATCTGCATATGTATGGTTCCTTTAAGAATGGCAAGCCTAATGGCGGACGTATAGAGATGATGTGGTTATTGGGGCTGACCGCTTTCTTTATTCTGCTGATTGCCTGTATCAATTTCATGAACCTTACCACTGCCCAGTCTGAGCGGCGGGCCAGGGAAGTAGGTGTGCGCAAGGTAATGGGTGCATCGCGGCGCATCATCATTATTCAATTCCTGGCTGAAGCCCTGCTTATCACCATGCTGGCCATGCTGCTGGGGATACTCCTGGCCTGGCTCTGCATTCCTGGTCTGAACCGCATTTCTGGCAGAAGTATTTCCTTCGGACTGCTCAACTGGAAAATGTGGTGCGGACTGTTATCACTGTTAGTAGCCACCGGACTGATTGCGGGCAGTTATCCTGCTTTCTTCCTCAGCGGTTTCCAGCCGGCAAAAGTGCTGAAGGGCGGGCTGATCAGCGGCGGAAAGGGCCGCGGCAGGTTTCGCAAAGCGCTGGTGACCCTGCAGTTTGTCATCTCCATATTCCTTATTCTTACCACCATTGTTATATACCGGCAAATAAAGCATGTAGAAACCCGGCCAATTGGTTACGAACAAAACAACCTGCTCGAAATTCCTGCCCGGGGTGAAATGGCGCAACACTATCCTCTGTTGCGGGACGCCCTGGTGCAGGTGTCGGGAGTAGAAAGCGTTTCAGCCGGAACAGACGACCTGCTGCGTTTTGGTGGCAGCACCGACGATGTGGTATGGCCGGGAAAAACACGGGATCAGAATTTCCCCGTCACGATTACCTGGGTACAATACGACTGGGCTCATACTGCCGGCATGCAGCTGTTGGCAGGTCGCGATTTCAGCAGTAGCTATGGCAGTGATTCCATTGGTTGCATCGTCAACGAAGCAGCGGTCAGGCGAATGGGGTTGAAGGAGCCTGTGGTGGGAACATTGCTGGGAAGTAATCCCATCATCGGGGTGGTCAGGGACTTTGTTATGAATGATCCTTTCAATGCTGCCCGGCCAATGGTGCTGTATTTCGGAAACGGATCAATGGACCATATTTTTATACGGCTGCGGTCAACTGCCGATCAGGTGAAAACGCTGAGCAGCATTGCAGCTGTGCTGAAAGATAAACATCCCGAGTTCCCTTTTGAATATCATTTTTTGAAAGACAGCTATCAGCAGCAATTCAACGGGGCCAAATCAGTCAGGTTTGTGCTGAACTGGACCAGCAGCCTGGCCATCATCATATCCTGCCTGGGACTGTTCGGCTTGTCGGCCTTCCTCACAGAAAGGCGCAGCAAGGAGATCAGCATCCGCAAGATAATGGGCGCCACCACGGGCAGCATCTGGCTGATGCTGGCCAGGGAATTCCTTCAGCCTGTTTTCATAGCGTTTGTGGTAACGATTCCGCTGGTGATACTGGTAATGCGGCAAGCATTGCATAACATCGATTACCGTATCGAGCTGCATTGGTGGATCTTTGCGACGGGTGGGTTAATCACAGCTGTTATAGCCTTGGCAACAATCAGCTACCAGGGCGCTAAAGCGGCCCGGGCTAATCCTGTTAAAGCATTGCAATCGGAATAA
- a CDS encoding ABC transporter permease: MNSTNEKDKPVITARIDGFFLRFYEIAVFVARFFRETFRPPIEWGEFVRQCYQVGYKSLALVTVTGFITGVVFTEQSRPTLSEFGVTAWLPSLVAIAVVRALAPLIAALICAGKVGSSIGAELGSMKVTEQIDAMEVSAINPFRYLVVTRVTAMTICLPLLMFYNGLIGCLGSYVDVHAHEQTSFIAFFDSAFTQITFLDYATALTKSIIYGFTIGIVSCYQGYHASQGTMGVGKAANVSVIVSMFLIFIEEVMIVHVFNTLR, encoded by the coding sequence ATGAATTCTACCAACGAAAAGGACAAGCCGGTCATCACTGCCAGGATTGATGGTTTCTTTCTCCGGTTCTATGAGATTGCTGTTTTTGTTGCCCGCTTCTTCCGGGAAACATTCCGGCCGCCCATTGAATGGGGCGAATTTGTGCGCCAGTGTTACCAGGTGGGATACAAATCACTCGCCCTGGTAACGGTAACGGGATTTATTACCGGCGTGGTGTTTACTGAACAATCGCGGCCTACCTTATCTGAATTTGGCGTTACTGCCTGGCTGCCCTCCCTCGTGGCTATTGCCGTTGTCAGGGCGCTGGCTCCGCTCATTGCCGCGCTTATCTGCGCCGGTAAAGTAGGCTCCAGCATAGGAGCAGAGCTGGGCTCCATGAAGGTGACAGAACAGATCGATGCTATGGAGGTATCTGCGATTAACCCTTTCCGTTATCTGGTAGTAACCAGGGTAACGGCCATGACTATATGTTTACCGCTGCTGATGTTTTACAATGGACTGATCGGTTGCCTCGGTTCCTATGTAGATGTACATGCGCATGAACAAACCAGCTTCATCGCGTTCTTCGATAGTGCCTTTACCCAGATCACTTTCCTGGATTACGCTACCGCATTAACCAAGTCCATTATATATGGTTTCACGATTGGGATCGTCAGCTGCTACCAGGGATATCATGCCAGTCAGGGTACGATGGGAGTAGGTAAAGCAGCCAACGTTTCGGTGATCGTTTCCATGTTCCTGATATTTATTGAAGAAGTTATGATTGTTCACGTATTCAACACCCTGCGGTAA
- a CDS encoding YfhO family protein yields the protein MKNNWFKALSPHIGALLIFIVLSFAFFSPVLEGKELLQSDMMHYKGMQKEAADYYEKTGDIPLWTNSMFGGMPTYVIYTGPSSNKIGMLNKLLTLYLPNPVNMLFVLMMGMYVFLCVLDIRYWIRILGAVAYGFATFTIVSIDAGHITKVMAMAYIAPVLGGMILTYRGKYLAGAALTALAAAVQIYNNHPQITYYTLIIAICLAAAAGVKAFREKQLPAFWKASAAIAIAGILAVLPAMDNLLIMQEYTRYSMRGSQSELTLNQKDKEIKKSGGLDIDYAFQWSYGKGETFTLLLPHLVGGSTSEKLSVNSNTYKALTDIGVPAEQAAQAVNQPSWQLYWGAQPFTAGPVYVGAIICCLFVLALFIIKSWHKWWLLAATIIGIVLSWGANFPEVNDFLFYHLPLYSKFRAPTMALVIPQVTMVILACMALQELLYGQQTKEFLMQHLRMTLYVTGGLVLLLAIGGSMLYPFSGPGDSSFLARYSQMLGGDAPAARLLGALKQDRSSVLRADGIRALALILVAFGTMWYFLKGRLKANYTVMILTAAILFDLFQTDKSYLNESNFSEPSQLESYIAPSPADEQILQDKDPYYRVLNATVNPFLDANCSYFHKSVGGQSPAKLWLYEDLIEHQLSKNNMAVFNMLNTRYFIVPDPKTGQPVAQRNPGALGNAWFVKAIQLVPDANSEMKALDHFNPRDTVIIDQRFTRAVAGHEPGADSAAHITLTSYGLNQLKYSAENSQAGFGVFSDIYYPAGWKAYIDGKEEQIIRVNYALRGLTIPSGKHEIIFKFEPATFFTGRKISGVSSILLLIGVAASFIWSFLKSVKAKEN from the coding sequence ATGAAAAACAACTGGTTTAAAGCTTTAAGTCCTCACATAGGGGCATTATTGATATTTATAGTGCTTTCCTTCGCTTTTTTCAGCCCGGTGCTGGAAGGAAAAGAGTTATTGCAATCGGATATGATGCATTACAAAGGGATGCAGAAAGAGGCAGCTGATTACTATGAAAAAACCGGCGACATTCCGTTATGGACCAACAGTATGTTTGGTGGGATGCCCACCTATGTGATCTACACCGGACCATCCTCGAACAAGATCGGGATGCTCAACAAATTACTCACCCTTTACCTGCCCAACCCGGTGAACATGCTTTTTGTACTGATGATGGGCATGTACGTATTCCTTTGCGTACTGGACATCCGTTACTGGATCAGGATACTGGGCGCCGTAGCTTATGGTTTTGCCACCTTTACCATTGTAAGTATAGATGCAGGGCATATCACCAAGGTAATGGCGATGGCCTATATAGCACCGGTACTGGGTGGTATGATACTTACCTACCGCGGAAAATACCTCGCTGGTGCTGCGCTGACGGCCCTCGCTGCGGCTGTTCAGATCTACAACAACCACCCGCAGATTACTTATTATACCCTCATCATCGCGATATGCCTTGCCGCAGCAGCCGGCGTGAAAGCATTCAGGGAAAAACAACTGCCGGCTTTCTGGAAGGCGTCCGCCGCGATCGCCATCGCCGGTATACTGGCGGTGCTTCCGGCGATGGACAACCTGCTGATTATGCAGGAATATACCCGCTACTCTATGCGGGGCAGCCAGTCGGAGCTTACCCTGAACCAGAAAGACAAGGAAATAAAAAAATCAGGCGGCCTTGATATCGACTATGCTTTCCAGTGGAGCTATGGCAAAGGAGAAACGTTTACCCTGTTGCTGCCTCACCTGGTAGGCGGTTCTACCTCGGAGAAGTTATCCGTCAATTCAAATACCTATAAGGCATTGACCGATATCGGTGTTCCTGCAGAGCAGGCGGCACAGGCGGTCAATCAGCCATCGTGGCAGTTGTACTGGGGCGCACAGCCGTTTACGGCCGGCCCCGTGTATGTAGGCGCCATCATTTGTTGTTTGTTCGTATTGGCGTTGTTTATTATAAAGAGCTGGCATAAATGGTGGTTACTGGCGGCCACGATCATTGGTATCGTACTTAGCTGGGGCGCTAATTTCCCGGAGGTGAACGATTTCCTTTTCTACCATCTTCCCTTGTACAGCAAGTTCAGGGCGCCTACCATGGCGCTCGTGATCCCCCAGGTGACCATGGTGATCCTGGCCTGTATGGCGCTACAGGAGCTGCTATACGGGCAACAAACCAAAGAGTTCCTGATGCAGCATCTCCGGATGACGTTATATGTAACCGGCGGCCTGGTATTGTTGCTGGCGATTGGTGGCAGTATGCTTTATCCTTTCAGCGGTCCGGGCGACAGTAGTTTCCTTGCCCGCTATTCGCAAATGCTGGGGGGCGATGCACCGGCCGCGAGGCTCCTCGGCGCGTTGAAACAAGACAGAAGCAGCGTGCTCCGTGCCGACGGTATCCGCGCGCTGGCGCTGATACTTGTTGCTTTCGGCACTATGTGGTACTTCCTCAAAGGCAGGCTGAAAGCCAATTACACGGTGATGATACTCACCGCAGCCATCTTGTTCGATCTCTTCCAGACCGATAAAAGTTATCTGAATGAAAGTAATTTCTCCGAGCCCTCGCAGCTGGAAAGTTATATTGCTCCTTCTCCGGCCGACGAACAGATATTGCAGGACAAGGATCCTTACTACCGGGTGCTGAATGCTACCGTAAATCCATTCCTGGATGCCAACTGCTCCTACTTCCATAAGTCTGTGGGCGGTCAGAGCCCTGCCAAGCTATGGCTATACGAAGACCTGATTGAGCACCAGCTCTCCAAAAACAACATGGCAGTGTTCAATATGCTGAACACCCGCTATTTCATTGTGCCGGATCCGAAAACGGGTCAGCCGGTGGCCCAGCGCAACCCTGGCGCACTCGGGAATGCATGGTTTGTGAAAGCGATACAGCTGGTGCCGGACGCGAACTCGGAGATGAAAGCGCTCGACCATTTCAATCCGCGAGACACGGTTATCATCGACCAGCGCTTCACCAGAGCAGTAGCCGGGCATGAACCCGGAGCCGATAGTGCGGCGCACATTACCTTAACATCATACGGGCTTAACCAGCTGAAGTACAGCGCTGAAAACAGCCAGGCCGGTTTCGGTGTTTTCTCGGACATCTATTATCCTGCCGGTTGGAAGGCATACATAGATGGAAAGGAAGAACAGATCATTCGGGTAAATTATGCCTTAAGAGGACTTACCATCCCTTCGGGCAAACACGAAATCATATTTAAATTTGAACCTGCTACCTTTTTTACAGGAAGAAAAATATCCGGCGTGTCCTCCATTCTCCTGCTGATCGGTGTTGCCGCTTCGTTTATATGGAGCTTCCTGAAAAGCGTTAAGGCTAAAGAAAACTAA
- a CDS encoding DUF6508 domain-containing protein, protein MATIETLPAHLNTLSPTDWEKLFSLLPEIAATKEFGWFKGGEKREDGTVTFPYQVQAEIVNKTVKAITSLDIMPVFDWMKWAEGIQMLNDENYDYSKQDAVTLCKLFTVAIRGDRFNEGFLVDIFQQGVMSEIIRALQKRVQEQ, encoded by the coding sequence ATGGCAACAATAGAAACACTTCCTGCGCATCTGAATACATTAAGCCCGACAGACTGGGAAAAGCTGTTCAGCCTGTTGCCGGAAATTGCAGCAACGAAGGAATTTGGCTGGTTTAAAGGTGGCGAAAAACGGGAAGACGGCACCGTCACTTTCCCATACCAGGTTCAGGCGGAGATAGTAAACAAAACTGTAAAGGCTATTACCAGCCTGGACATTATGCCGGTTTTTGACTGGATGAAGTGGGCGGAAGGAATTCAGATGCTGAATGATGAAAATTACGATTATTCGAAACAGGATGCCGTTACTTTATGCAAATTGTTCACCGTCGCCATCCGGGGCGACCGGTTTAACGAAGGGTTCCTGGTCGACATTTTTCAGCAGGGCGTTATGTCTGAAATTATCCGGGCGCTGCAAAAACGTGTCCAGGAGCAGTAG
- a CDS encoding ankyrin repeat domain-containing protein, protein MKTLINNKDYEGIKKALTENPSLANEGIPFDEENTTKAHPLHRICDAVFAHTITDKEGVEIARIFLAYGANVNGYELTEGHDTPLTAAASLHAEEVGILYIENGAAIHHPGCHGGTALHWAAWVGRDKLVERLIREKAAINKRCTDFKGTPLLWAIHGFKHGGSGNRHHQLECARLLINAGADKTIPNIDGTIPLEFLEEEDTAFIHLLK, encoded by the coding sequence ATGAAAACGCTGATCAATAACAAAGATTACGAAGGGATCAAAAAAGCGTTGACTGAAAACCCCTCGCTGGCCAATGAAGGCATCCCTTTTGACGAAGAGAATACTACCAAAGCCCATCCCCTGCATCGGATTTGTGATGCGGTATTTGCCCATACCATTACGGATAAGGAAGGGGTTGAAATTGCCCGGATATTTTTAGCATACGGAGCTAACGTTAATGGTTATGAATTAACCGAAGGGCATGATACGCCTCTTACTGCGGCAGCCAGCTTACATGCAGAAGAGGTGGGTATCTTATATATAGAGAATGGCGCTGCCATTCACCACCCGGGATGCCATGGAGGCACTGCTTTACACTGGGCCGCCTGGGTAGGCAGAGATAAGCTGGTAGAAAGGCTGATCCGGGAAAAAGCAGCCATCAACAAACGATGTACTGATTTTAAAGGCACGCCACTCTTATGGGCCATCCATGGATTCAAACACGGAGGTTCCGGCAACAGACATCACCAGCTTGAATGTGCGCGGCTGCTAATTAATGCCGGGGCCGACAAAACTATTCCTAATATCGACGGAACCATACCGTTGGAATTTCTTGAAGAAGAAGATACGGCATTCATCCATCTATTGAAATAA